Proteins found in one Zea mays cultivar B73 chromosome 1, Zm-B73-REFERENCE-NAM-5.0, whole genome shotgun sequence genomic segment:
- the LOC100193148 gene encoding 5'-methylthioadenosine nucleosidase — protein sequence MAAEAGPISKVLIVVAMQTEAMPLVHKFKLVEAPAHESTFPKGAPWVRYHGNYKGLHIDLVLPGKDAVLGVDSVGTVSAALLTSFSIQTLKPDLIINAGTAGGFKAKGASIGDVFLASDVSFHDRRIPIPVFDMYGIGARKTSAVPNILKELNLKIGKLSTGDSLDMSPQDEKVILSNDATVKDMEGAAVAYVADMFSTPAIFVKAVTDIVDGEKPTSEEFLQNLIAVTAALDLAVTKVVDFISGKRISDL from the exons ATGGCTGCCGAAGCTGGCCcaatctccaaggtcctcatcgtCGTAG CGATGCAGACGGAGGCGATGCCGCTCGTCCACAAGTTCAAGCTCGTCGAGGCGCCCGCCCACGAATCCAC ATTTCCTAAAGGTGCCCCATGGGTTAGGTACCATGGCAACTACAAAGGCCTCCACATTGACCTTGTATTGCCTGGAAAGGATGCTGTTTTAG GAGTCGACAGTGTTGGTACGGTATCGGCAGCTCTTTTGACTAGTTTTTCCATTCAAACATTGAAGCCAGACCTTATCATTAATGCTGGCACTGCTGGTGGCTTCAAG GCCAAAGGGGCAAGCATTGGAGATGTATTCCTGGCATCAGATGTTTCATTCCATGACAGGAGGATACCAATACCT GTTTTTGACATGTATGGAATTGGAGCACGGAAAACTTCTGCAGTTCCTAATATCTTGAAGGAACTCAATTTGAAG ATTGGCAAATTGTCGACTGGGGATTCTCTGGATATGTCTCCCCAGGATGAGAAGGTGATACTGAGCAATGATGCTACAGTAAAGGATATGGAG GGAGCTGCTGTGGCATATGTCGCCGACATGTTTTCAACGCCAGCGATCTTTGTGAAAGCCGTGACTGATATCGTGGATGGGGAGAAGCCAACATCTGAGGAGTTTCTGCAGAACCTGATTGCCGTGACGGCGGCACTGGACCTGGCAGTCACCAAAGTGGTGGATTTCATCAGCGGGAAACGCATCTCTGATCTTTGA
- the LOC100193148 gene encoding 5'-methylthioadenosine nucleosidase isoform X1 has translation MQTEAMPLVHKFKLVEAPAHESTFPKGAPWVRYHGNYKGLHIDLVLPGKDAVLGVDSVGTVSAALLTSFSIQTLKPDLIINAGTAGGFKAKGASIGDVFLASDVSFHDRRIPIPVFDMYGIGARKTSAVPNILKELNLKIGKLSTGDSLDMSPQDEKVILSNDATVKDMEGAAVAYVADMFSTPAIFVKAVTDIVDGEKPTSEEFLQNLIAVTAALDLAVTKVVDFISGKRISDL, from the exons ATGCAGACGGAGGCGATGCCGCTCGTCCACAAGTTCAAGCTCGTCGAGGCGCCCGCCCACGAATCCAC ATTTCCTAAAGGTGCCCCATGGGTTAGGTACCATGGCAACTACAAAGGCCTCCACATTGACCTTGTATTGCCTGGAAAGGATGCTGTTTTAG GAGTCGACAGTGTTGGTACGGTATCGGCAGCTCTTTTGACTAGTTTTTCCATTCAAACATTGAAGCCAGACCTTATCATTAATGCTGGCACTGCTGGTGGCTTCAAG GCCAAAGGGGCAAGCATTGGAGATGTATTCCTGGCATCAGATGTTTCATTCCATGACAGGAGGATACCAATACCT GTTTTTGACATGTATGGAATTGGAGCACGGAAAACTTCTGCAGTTCCTAATATCTTGAAGGAACTCAATTTGAAG ATTGGCAAATTGTCGACTGGGGATTCTCTGGATATGTCTCCCCAGGATGAGAAGGTGATACTGAGCAATGATGCTACAGTAAAGGATATGGAG GGAGCTGCTGTGGCATATGTCGCCGACATGTTTTCAACGCCAGCGATCTTTGTGAAAGCCGTGACTGATATCGTGGATGGGGAGAAGCCAACATCTGAGGAGTTTCTGCAGAACCTGATTGCCGTGACGGCGGCACTGGACCTGGCAGTCACCAAAGTGGTGGATTTCATCAGCGGGAAACGCATCTCTGATCTTTGA